In Gammaproteobacteria bacterium (ex Lamellibrachia satsuma), a single genomic region encodes these proteins:
- a CDS encoding ATP-binding protein: MMLDQTITQLRQLKLSGMANALVTQQEQPGTYEGLSFEERLQILADNELNDREHRKQQRLLKAAKLKIAANPQDVDYQHPRGLKKSLVASLLQCDWINKNQNLLLTGPCGSGKTYIACALAYAACMKGYRVKYYRLSRLLLELAQTKADGSYSKALQTLARLDLLILDDWGLEPLNAAQRNDLMEIMDDRNGSTSTAILSQLPTNQWYQSIGDNTLADAILDRLMHNAHRITLKGESLRKRQAIT; encoded by the coding sequence CAGGAGCAGCCTGGCACTTACGAGGGCCTGTCCTTCGAGGAGCGCCTGCAAATACTGGCAGATAATGAACTCAATGACCGGGAGCATCGCAAGCAACAGCGTTTATTAAAAGCGGCCAAGCTCAAAATAGCAGCCAACCCTCAAGACGTTGATTACCAGCATCCCAGAGGGCTGAAGAAATCCCTGGTGGCCAGTCTACTGCAATGTGACTGGATCAATAAAAACCAAAATCTGCTGCTGACCGGTCCTTGTGGCAGCGGAAAGACTTACATTGCCTGTGCGCTGGCTTATGCTGCCTGCATGAAAGGTTACCGGGTCAAATACTATCGACTATCCCGGTTGCTGCTGGAACTCGCACAAACAAAAGCCGATGGCAGTTACAGCAAAGCACTGCAAACACTGGCCAGGCTCGACTTGCTCATCCTTGATGACTGGGGACTGGAGCCGCTCAACGCTGCACAGCGAAATGATCTCATGGAAATAATGGATGACCGAAATGGCAGCACATCAACGGCCATCCTCAGCCAGTTGCCAACGAATCAATGGTATCAGTCCATCGGTGATAATACGTTGGCTGATGCCATTCTGGATCGGCTCATGCATAACGCCCACCGGATCACGCTGAAAGGCGAATCTTTACGGAAGCGGCAAGCCATAACTTGA